The Mesorhizobium sp. M1D.F.Ca.ET.043.01.1.1 genome contains a region encoding:
- a CDS encoding SWIM zinc finger family protein — MQLDLKTIEALAPDQASLGAAAKLTKRSNWPRLETNDQLGLIWGECQGSGSNPYRVMFDTGDHGYKCTCPSRKFPCKHILALAWICATAPTSFARVDQTPDWVNDWLGRRRKPGQPSAPTATRSEGKSIDEATRSEQVAPVEDAVTVERREAAQRKRAEDTRSAVSAALDELDQWIADQLRLGLAGFVDACSERCRRIAARLVDLKATALAGRIDELPARLMALRSEERPDAAIRELGKLVLLAKAWRAAPEDAELKRLVSTSETRDQILANPDAVQVESDWEVLGEKIETRRDGLVSHATWLLDLRSSIPRFALLLDFFPASAGRRSGAFAPGDRFKARLVFYPSRNPLRALVAERLGEAAPGSWPDFAPDAADPLAAYATFQDGAPWLADCPVLLPAGAIALDDRDGAWWQAANDPHAIALPVAGSVSQTLLGLDLAATAALWNGARLELLASQSSIGRVDLS, encoded by the coding sequence TTGCAGCTGGATTTGAAGACAATCGAGGCTTTAGCCCCCGACCAGGCCTCGCTTGGCGCCGCCGCCAAGCTGACCAAGCGCTCGAACTGGCCTCGCCTCGAGACGAATGATCAGCTGGGGCTCATTTGGGGCGAATGCCAGGGCTCCGGGTCGAATCCCTACCGGGTCATGTTCGATACCGGCGACCATGGCTACAAATGCACCTGCCCATCGCGCAAGTTTCCATGCAAACACATCCTGGCATTGGCGTGGATCTGCGCCACGGCGCCGACCAGTTTCGCGCGCGTCGACCAGACGCCCGACTGGGTGAACGACTGGCTCGGCCGGCGCCGCAAGCCGGGTCAACCATCTGCGCCGACCGCAACCCGGTCGGAAGGCAAAAGCATCGACGAGGCAACGCGGTCGGAGCAGGTCGCCCCGGTCGAAGATGCGGTAACCGTCGAGCGCCGCGAGGCGGCGCAACGAAAGCGCGCCGAGGATACCCGAAGCGCCGTCTCGGCGGCGCTCGATGAACTCGATCAATGGATCGCGGATCAGCTTCGGCTCGGCCTTGCCGGCTTTGTCGATGCGTGCAGCGAGCGCTGCCGCCGCATCGCAGCCAGGCTTGTCGACCTCAAGGCCACCGCGCTTGCCGGCCGCATCGACGAGCTGCCGGCGCGGCTGATGGCACTGCGCAGCGAAGAACGGCCGGACGCGGCGATCCGCGAGCTCGGCAAGCTGGTGCTTCTCGCCAAGGCCTGGCGCGCGGCGCCCGAGGATGCCGAGCTGAAGCGCCTGGTTTCGACGTCGGAAACACGCGACCAGATCCTCGCCAATCCGGACGCCGTCCAGGTCGAGAGCGATTGGGAGGTGCTCGGAGAGAAGATCGAGACCCGCCGCGACGGCCTCGTCAGTCACGCCACATGGCTGCTCGACCTGAGGAGCTCAATCCCGCGCTTTGCCCTCCTGCTCGATTTCTTCCCGGCCTCGGCCGGGCGGCGATCCGGCGCCTTCGCGCCGGGAGACCGCTTCAAGGCGAGGCTGGTGTTCTATCCGTCGCGCAATCCGCTGCGGGCGCTGGTCGCGGAACGTCTGGGCGAGGCGGCGCCGGGCAGCTGGCCAGATTTCGCCCCGGATGCGGCCGATCCGCTGGCCGCTTACGCCACGTTCCAGGATGGCGCGCCATGGCTGGCCGATTGCCCGGTCCTCCTGCCAGCCGGCGCGATCGCGCTGGACGACAGGGACGGCGCCTGGTGGCAGGCGGCGAATGATCCGCATGCCATCGCGCTGCCTGTCGCGGGCTCGGTCAGCCAGACTTTGCTCGGCCTCGACCTCGCGGCGACGGCGGCGCTCTGGAATGGCGCCAGGCTCGAGCTTCTGGCATCGCAGAGCAGCATCGGGAGGGTCGATCTCTCATGA
- a CDS encoding carbohydrate ABC transporter permease has translation MSAVAEAPVAATADARKAGDWLLVATAILLCVWVLLPIYLLIVNALSSPQDVTGFPKRFFPSFDLGSLSFFINFAGVARALWNSVLVATLTMILSIGFGAPAGYALSRFDFAGKGTFRFLVLMTRAFPLPLLALPLAVMFIRTGLDDTAIGLALVHTTLALPFAVLITFSLFSGIPVELEEAAWTLGCTRWQAFRKVILPLALPGIAASAVFAFTISWNEVFAAAVLTIENRTLTAFLLQSLGESPLYLKFAGGAALVVPALIFIFAVRKYLFAMWGIANR, from the coding sequence ATGAGCGCCGTCGCCGAGGCGCCGGTCGCCGCGACCGCCGATGCCCGCAAGGCCGGAGACTGGCTGCTCGTTGCCACCGCTATCCTGCTCTGCGTCTGGGTGCTGCTGCCGATCTATCTCCTGATCGTCAACGCGCTTTCGTCGCCGCAGGACGTGACCGGCTTTCCCAAGCGCTTCTTCCCGTCCTTCGATCTTGGCAGCCTGTCTTTCTTCATCAACTTCGCCGGCGTCGCCAGGGCGCTGTGGAACTCGGTGCTCGTCGCTACCCTGACGATGATCCTGTCCATTGGCTTTGGCGCGCCGGCTGGCTACGCGCTGTCGCGCTTCGATTTCGCCGGCAAGGGCACGTTCCGCTTCCTGGTGCTGATGACCCGCGCCTTCCCGTTGCCGCTCTTGGCGCTGCCGCTGGCGGTGATGTTCATCCGTACCGGCCTCGACGACACCGCGATTGGCCTGGCGCTGGTGCACACCACACTGGCGCTGCCCTTTGCCGTGCTGATCACCTTCTCGCTGTTCTCGGGCATTCCGGTCGAGCTGGAGGAGGCGGCCTGGACGCTTGGCTGCACCCGCTGGCAGGCCTTTCGCAAGGTGATCCTCCCGCTGGCCTTGCCTGGCATCGCTGCCTCGGCGGTGTTCGCCTTCACCATTTCCTGGAACGAAGTGTTCGCGGCCGCCGTGCTTACCATAGAGAACCGCACGCTGACGGCCTTCCTGCTGCAGAGCCTCGGCGAGTCGCCGCTCTACCTCAAATTCGCCGGCGGCGCGGCGCTGGTCGTGCCGGCGCTGATCTTCATCTTCGCAGTCAGGAAATATCTGTTCGCCATGTGGGGGATCGCCAACCGATGA
- a CDS encoding sugar ABC transporter permease, whose protein sequence is MNGKALPYLLLMPATLFLCVFFLYPFVLVAFEAVTRDGAFTLDNFRAMAGSWKFPATVRNTLLLAAIVVPIQLAMALLMASIVSRLEAGRSAALYIFAIPLGISDLAAGLIWLAIFDQSGFLNTLLSSLGIVDRPVMFLGYQSKLTIFIAVVLAEIWRATAIMMVILVAGMGLIPREYHEAAEVFGAGPWKRFVRITLPLLRPSLQTAIILRVILAFEVFAVVAALGGTNLPVLMGETYNWQFTLQDRNVAAASALLILAISIGFTLFFLRVLRVPKEARI, encoded by the coding sequence ATGAACGGCAAGGCTCTGCCCTATCTGCTGCTGATGCCGGCGACGCTGTTCCTGTGCGTCTTCTTCCTCTATCCTTTTGTGCTTGTCGCTTTCGAAGCGGTGACCCGCGACGGCGCCTTCACCCTCGACAATTTCCGCGCCATGGCCGGCAGCTGGAAGTTTCCGGCCACCGTCCGCAACACGCTGCTGCTTGCTGCCATCGTCGTGCCGATCCAGCTCGCCATGGCGCTGCTGATGGCAAGCATCGTCTCGCGGCTGGAAGCCGGGCGTAGTGCCGCGCTCTACATCTTCGCCATTCCGCTCGGCATTTCAGACCTTGCCGCCGGCCTTATCTGGCTCGCCATCTTCGACCAGTCCGGCTTCCTCAACACGCTGCTCTCCAGCCTTGGCATCGTCGACCGGCCGGTCATGTTCCTCGGCTACCAGAGCAAGCTCACCATCTTCATCGCCGTCGTCCTGGCCGAGATCTGGCGTGCCACGGCGATCATGATGGTCATTCTCGTCGCCGGCATGGGGCTGATCCCCAGGGAGTATCACGAGGCCGCTGAGGTCTTCGGCGCCGGCCCGTGGAAGCGCTTCGTGCGCATCACCCTGCCGCTGCTCCGCCCCTCGCTGCAGACGGCGATCATCCTGCGCGTCATTCTTGCCTTCGAGGTGTTCGCCGTCGTCGCGGCCCTTGGCGGAACCAATCTGCCGGTGCTGATGGGCGAAACCTACAACTGGCAATTCACGCTGCAGGATCGCAACGTCGCCGCCGCCTCGGCGCTGCTCATCCTCGCCATCTCGATCGGCTTCACGCTGTTCTTCCTGAGAGTGCTGCGCGTGCCCAAAGAGGCGCGGATATGA
- a CDS encoding trehalase family glycosidase codes for MTASAAQDIIARAVEVLKENDHGDYTIPTKGLYPFQWNWDSCLTALGLAHYDEARAWTEIETLFAHQWPDGMVPHIVFHVWNDGYFPGPEIWRTGRPTATSGITQPAVAGFAVRRLFDRASDRKLAAERARGLLPKIDAWHRWFYENRDPKGEGLVAIIHPWESGRDNSIDWDEALERVPTEGVEPYTRRDILHADPAHRPTQAQYDRYLWLVQHFRGLGWDNARLHDASPFQVVDPGFNAILIRAAADLADLAEALGETGIAAANRARAEKGIAAMERLWSEAHGQYLCLDRVTGKLLDSASVGGILPAFAAVPEARAAAIAASVERLAGKARHIVPSHDPGDPRFDAKRYWRGPVWLVVNYMIADGLLAAGHTEVAGRITRSSLDLITESGFAEYYDPLIGEPLGGGRFTWTAAMVIEFLRGM; via the coding sequence ATGACCGCCTCTGCCGCCCAAGACATCATCGCCCGCGCCGTCGAGGTGCTGAAGGAAAACGACCACGGCGACTACACCATCCCGACGAAGGGGCTCTACCCGTTCCAGTGGAATTGGGATTCCTGCCTGACGGCGCTCGGTCTCGCCCACTATGACGAGGCGCGCGCCTGGACCGAGATCGAGACGCTATTCGCGCATCAATGGCCCGACGGCATGGTGCCGCACATCGTCTTCCATGTCTGGAACGACGGCTATTTTCCTGGACCGGAAATCTGGCGCACCGGCCGTCCGACCGCGACCTCCGGCATCACCCAGCCGGCCGTCGCCGGCTTTGCCGTGCGCCGCCTGTTCGACCGCGCGAGCGACAGGAAGCTGGCGGCAGAGCGGGCTCGCGGCCTACTGCCCAAGATCGACGCCTGGCACCGCTGGTTCTACGAAAACCGTGACCCGAAAGGCGAGGGGCTGGTCGCGATCATCCACCCCTGGGAATCCGGCCGCGACAATTCCATCGATTGGGACGAAGCGCTCGAGCGCGTGCCGACCGAAGGTGTCGAACCCTACACCCGCCGCGACATCCTGCACGCCGACCCGGCGCATCGTCCGACCCAAGCGCAGTACGACCGCTATCTCTGGCTGGTGCAGCATTTTCGCGGGCTCGGCTGGGACAATGCCAGGCTGCACGACGCCTCGCCGTTCCAGGTCGTCGATCCGGGCTTCAATGCAATCCTGATCCGTGCCGCAGCCGATCTTGCCGATCTTGCCGAGGCGCTGGGCGAGACCGGGATCGCCGCCGCCAACCGCGCCCGCGCCGAAAAGGGCATCGCTGCGATGGAGCGCCTGTGGAGCGAGGCGCATGGCCAGTATCTCTGCCTCGACCGCGTCACCGGCAAGCTCCTCGACAGTGCCTCCGTTGGCGGCATCCTGCCGGCCTTCGCCGCCGTTCCTGAGGCGCGCGCCGCCGCGATCGCCGCAAGCGTCGAGCGGCTCGCCGGCAAGGCGCGCCACATCGTGCCATCGCACGATCCCGGCGATCCGCGCTTCGATGCCAAGCGCTACTGGCGCGGCCCGGTCTGGCTGGTGGTCAACTACATGATCGCCGACGGCCTTCTCGCCGCCGGCCACACCGAGGTCGCCGGGCGTATCACCCGCTCCAGCCTCGACCTGATCACCGAAAGCGGATTCGCCGAATATTACGACCCGCTCATCGGTGAACCGCTCGGCGGCGGCCGCTTCACCTGGACAGCGGCGATGGTCATCGAGTTTTTGCGCGGAATGTAA
- a CDS encoding ABC transporter ATP-binding protein, with product MAEIAIKGVAKRFGGFTALHQVDLSIADQEFMVLLGASGCGKTTLLRIVAGLETPSQGEVWIGGRRVDHLPPRDRGIAMVFQNYAVFPHLTVFENIAFGLRMKKLPHADVERRVNRTAELMHIEQLLKRYSGQLSGGQRQRVAVARALAMEPDVILMDEPLSNLDALLRLEMRAELKGVLAASKTTTIYVTHDQVEAMSLADRIAVMHQGRIVQAASPVEVYRNPAARFVGSFIGNPPMNFLPASKAANGSWSVAGLTLPGPKSDRQKIEFAIRPEDVDAGDNGLQATVRVIEPLGPHTLVTCDVEGGLFRAVLDSAATVAVGDSLRLAPKPDRIRWFDPETTNAL from the coding sequence ATGGCTGAAATCGCGATCAAGGGCGTGGCCAAGCGCTTCGGCGGCTTCACCGCGCTGCATCAGGTCGACCTCAGCATCGCCGACCAGGAATTCATGGTGCTGCTCGGCGCCTCCGGCTGCGGCAAGACCACGCTGCTCAGGATCGTCGCCGGGCTGGAGACGCCGAGCCAGGGCGAGGTCTGGATCGGCGGCCGCCGCGTCGACCATCTGCCGCCGCGCGACCGCGGTATCGCCATGGTGTTCCAGAACTACGCCGTCTTCCCGCATCTGACCGTGTTCGAGAACATCGCCTTCGGCCTGCGCATGAAGAAGCTGCCGCACGCCGACGTCGAGCGGCGCGTCAACCGCACCGCCGAGCTGATGCATATCGAGCAGCTTTTGAAGCGCTATTCCGGCCAGCTATCCGGTGGCCAGCGCCAGCGCGTCGCCGTCGCCCGCGCGCTCGCCATGGAGCCGGACGTCATCCTGATGGACGAGCCGCTGTCCAACCTCGACGCGCTGCTCAGGCTGGAGATGCGGGCCGAGCTCAAAGGCGTGCTCGCGGCGTCGAAGACGACGACTATCTATGTCACCCATGACCAGGTCGAGGCGATGAGCCTCGCCGACCGTATCGCCGTCATGCATCAGGGCCGCATTGTCCAGGCGGCCTCGCCGGTCGAGGTCTACCGCAATCCGGCCGCGCGCTTCGTCGGCTCCTTCATCGGCAACCCGCCGATGAATTTCCTGCCGGCGTCCAAAGCCGCGAACGGCAGCTGGAGCGTGGCCGGCCTGACGCTGCCCGGCCCGAAATCGGACAGGCAAAAAATCGAATTCGCCATCCGCCCCGAGGACGTCGACGCCGGCGACAATGGATTGCAGGCCACAGTTCGCGTCATCGAGCCGCTCGGGCCGCACACGCTGGTCACCTGCGATGTCGAAGGCGGCTTGTTCCGCGCCGTGCTGGACTCCGCCGCCACTGTTGCCGTCGGCGACAGCCTGCGGCTAGCCCCCAAGCCTGACCGCATCCGCTGGTTCGATCCCGAAACCACCAATGCCCTCTGA
- a CDS encoding DUF5691 domain-containing protein, which yields MLALPMLPDRLRPLLRAALKYATDARLKTRVATLVASRGFVLHPMDWMPATSYQESPDVYAPWVDWQAGADSEKRSRREHLTAESWDDFYPAARRTALVDLRRTMPALARTLIETKGASEPAEVRLALIELLRFGLGADDVPFLKSLSADRSGKVREMAGRLLARLGERADSTDGGSDDPTAELAAFIEEGKSGFIRRRATYAPIKLKSPAQQARRADLFASCYFGDLVARFGKTESDFIGAWQFGIDDGADLFLVRMVSVSGGDAAVACSADLLVAAGGKLALLVLQLMLRLDSGRKRVLIRQILNDAQNLAALNLVEGAEAGWLEWADLANGRTLSALRSAVCGDNDVMKRNAEQYLEAIGFLANPVTAEKLIGEVVAAGLPPASPSLGLLRLNAALAGNPSQSDR from the coding sequence GTGCTTGCGCTGCCGATGCTTCCCGACCGGCTGCGGCCGTTGCTGCGGGCAGCGTTGAAATATGCAACCGATGCGAGGCTCAAGACCCGTGTGGCCACGCTCGTCGCCAGCCGCGGCTTCGTGCTGCATCCGATGGATTGGATGCCCGCAACGTCATATCAGGAAAGTCCGGACGTCTATGCTCCCTGGGTCGACTGGCAGGCAGGCGCGGACAGCGAAAAACGGTCCCGACGCGAGCATCTGACGGCGGAAAGCTGGGATGATTTCTATCCCGCCGCGCGTCGTACCGCGCTGGTCGATTTACGGCGCACCATGCCTGCCTTGGCGCGGACCCTTATCGAGACAAAAGGGGCAAGCGAGCCTGCGGAGGTCAGGCTGGCGCTCATCGAACTCTTGCGCTTCGGCTTAGGGGCCGATGACGTGCCGTTCCTGAAGAGCCTGTCCGCCGATCGCTCAGGCAAGGTGCGCGAAATGGCCGGCCGGCTGCTGGCGAGATTAGGGGAGCGTGCCGATTCGACGGATGGCGGGTCGGATGATCCGACTGCTGAGCTCGCCGCCTTCATCGAGGAAGGCAAATCCGGCTTCATTCGCCGCCGCGCTACCTACGCGCCGATAAAACTCAAATCGCCTGCGCAACAAGCACGTCGCGCCGACTTGTTTGCATCCTGTTACTTCGGCGATCTCGTCGCCCGCTTCGGCAAGACGGAGTCCGATTTCATCGGCGCATGGCAGTTCGGCATCGATGACGGTGCCGATCTCTTTCTCGTTCGAATGGTCTCGGTGTCCGGCGGCGATGCTGCGGTGGCCTGTTCGGCGGATTTGCTTGTCGCCGCTGGCGGCAAGCTGGCGCTTCTCGTCCTCCAGCTCATGTTGCGTTTGGACAGCGGCAGGAAGCGTGTCCTGATCAGGCAGATCCTGAATGACGCGCAAAATCTGGCCGCGCTCAACCTGGTCGAAGGCGCGGAAGCAGGCTGGCTGGAATGGGCCGACCTTGCAAACGGCAGAACGCTTTCGGCGCTGCGTTCCGCCGTCTGTGGTGACAACGACGTCATGAAACGAAACGCCGAGCAATATCTCGAAGCCATAGGCTTTCTGGCCAATCCTGTGACGGCGGAAAAATTGATCGGCGAGGTCGTCGCCGCCGGCCTGCCGCCCGCTTCCCCATCGCTCGGCCTGCTGCGCCTCAACGCGGCGCTGGCCGGAAATCCTTCCCAATCCGACAGATGA